A genome region from Mycolicibacterium litorale includes the following:
- a CDS encoding Rossmann-fold NAD(P)-binding domain-containing protein has product MENPTICQAFTTLRPTSVGPGGFGEGADDYAGTPAHEQVAQFDEMDQTQDGDPDKLAALLYDVVAAGAPLTRLPVGPDAAAATERRVATDAAELAPWRERAMATNLP; this is encoded by the coding sequence TTGGAAAACCCAACGATATGTCAAGCGTTTACAACACTGCGCCCGACTTCAGTCGGGCCGGGCGGCTTCGGCGAGGGTGCCGACGACTACGCAGGCACGCCCGCACACGAGCAGGTCGCGCAGTTCGACGAGATGGACCAGACGCAGGACGGTGACCCGGACAAGCTCGCCGCGCTCCTGTACGACGTGGTGGCCGCGGGGGCTCCCCTCACCCGGCTTCCGGTCGGACCCGACGCGGCCGCGGCGACCGAGCGCCGCGTCGCGACCGACGCGGCCGAACTCGCACCGTGGCGAGAGCGTGCGATGGCGACGAATCTCCCGTGA
- a CDS encoding helix-turn-helix transcriptional regulator encodes MSPVRRGKTLPIHNRIGVLRAERRMSRAELAELVDVNPQTVGALERGDHYPSLDLAFRICDVFDLPVEAVFSRTEFVPLSAELYRRTNRAQGGDPDVRDVRAD; translated from the coding sequence ATGAGTCCGGTGAGACGGGGCAAAACGCTTCCCATCCACAACCGCATCGGCGTCCTGCGCGCCGAGCGTCGCATGTCGCGGGCTGAGCTGGCGGAACTGGTCGATGTGAACCCACAGACCGTTGGCGCACTGGAACGCGGGGACCACTACCCGAGCCTCGACCTGGCGTTCCGGATCTGCGACGTCTTCGACCTGCCGGTCGAGGCCGTGTTCTCCCGCACGGAATTCGTCCCACTGTCCGCCGAGCTCTACCGACGAACGAACCGAGCGCAAGGAGGCGACCCCGATGTCCGAGACGTCCGTGCCGACTGA